The proteins below come from a single Eucalyptus grandis isolate ANBG69807.140 chromosome 3, ASM1654582v1, whole genome shotgun sequence genomic window:
- the LOC120292171 gene encoding disease resistance protein RUN1-like — translation MKRREFAHSEDSIYEVSSSSTSPHVGDYKGGTKGLKGNEYDVFLSFRGEDTRKGFTDYLYTSLVEKGIRVFRDDNELRVGEKIGPELLCSIRQSTILIPIISENYAFSKWCLRELAQMLKCKRSRQQIVWPIFYKVKPSQVRHLKGRFEDAIKAHKENGDEMVLKEWKKALKEVKEWEAALKEVGSLKGWESDKIHNGHEGAFVKTIVTNAMSKLKRFFLLNVPKQLVGIDDRINDIMSSIDDKLYDTKIIGLCGMGGIGKTTLGKVLYNKLSSHFESRSFVENIQETYQRQGIECILNKLIEDIIGSSRHVSSVDEGIGVIKSLFTRKKVLVLLDDMDDSTTHLNALVKDSSWLGVGSIVIITTRNKSILDEAKACYIYPLNELSMYQSLILFSRHAFQKDSPQSDYEVISRDVVSTTGGLPLALEVTGSFLCGKRREVWKDTLEKLEKIPDKKVQETLKISYEALEHEQKQIFLDIACFFIGSSKQNPTYMWNACGLFPERGIEVLSLMSLIKIDGDGKLMMHDQLRDLEEKLFVWKIQMSLKSIVDCGSMRKP, via the exons atgaaaagaagagaattcgCTCATTCAGAAGATTCGATCTACGAGGTGTCTTCCTCATCGACTTCCCCACATGTAGGTGATTATAAAGGCGGAACCAAAGGGTTGAAAGGAAATGAATACGATGTGTTTTTGAGCTTTAGAGGGGAAGACACTCGCAAAGGCTTCACTGATTATCTCTATACTAGCCTTGTCGAGAAAGGAATTCGTGTGTTCAGAGACGACAATGAGCTTCGTGTTGGTGAGAAGATTGGTCCGGAGCTTCTTTGCAGCATTAGGCAGTCCACAATTTTGATCCCAATTATCTCCGAGAACTACGCATTcagcaaatggtgccttcgtGAGTTGGCTCAGATGTTGAAGTGCAAGAGAAGCAGACAACAAATAGTGTGGCCTATCTTTTACAAAGTGAAACCCTCGCAAGTGCGCCATCTTAAGGGGAGATTCGAAGATGCTATCAAGGCACATAAAGAGAATGGGGACGAAATGGTTTTGAAGGAATGGAAAAAAGCGCTCAAAGAAGTGAAGGAATGGGAAGCAGCTCTCAAAGAAGTTGGTTCTTTGAAAGGATGGGAATCGGATAAGATTCATAATGG GCACGAAGGAGCATTTGTTAAAACTATTGTCACAAACGCTATGAGCAAGTTAAAAAGGTTTTTTCTACTAAATGTTCCCAAGCAATTGGTGGGAATTGATGATCGTATCAATGACATTATGAGCTCAATAGATGATAAATTATATGACACAAAGATTATTGGACTTTGTGGAATGGGCGGCATCGGTAAGACGACTCTTGGAAAGGTGTTATACAACAAGCTCTCTAGTCATTTTGAGTCTCGTAGCTTTGTGGAAAATATTCAAGAAACATATCAGCGCCAGGGTATTGAATGCATACTGAACAAACTCATTGAAGATATAATAGGAAGTTCGAGACACGTGTCTAGTGTTGACGAGGGAATAGGTGTCATCAAATCTCTATTTACAAGAAAGAAAGTCTTAGTTCTGcttgatgatatggatgataGTACTACTCACTTGAATGCTTTGGTCAAAGACAGTAGTTGGCTTGGAGTAGGAAGTATAGTCATCATTACAACCAGAAACAAGAGCATTCTCGATGAGGCTAAGGCATGCTACATATACCCACTTAATGAGTTGTCTATGTatcaatcattgattttatttagtcGACATGCATTTCAAAAGGATTCTCCTCAGAGTGATTATGAGGTTATTTCTCGTGATGTTGTATCTACTACGGGGGGGCTTCCATTAGCTCTTGAAGTTACCGGTTCATTCTTATgtggaaagagaagagaagtaTGGAAAGAtacattagaaaaattagaaaaaataccTGATAAGAAAGTGCAAGAGACATTGAAGATAAGTTATGAAGCATTAGAACATGAGCAAAAAcagatatttttggatattgcttgctttttcattGGATCATCAAAACAAAATCCAACTTACATGTGGAATGCCTGTGGTTTATTTCCGGAGAGGGGGATTGAAGTGTTGAGTCTTATgtccctaattaaaattgacggAGATGGTAAGCTAATGATGCACGATCAATTGAGAGATctggaagagaaattgttcgTCTGGAAAATCCAAATGAGCCTCAAGAGCATAGTAGATTGTGGATCTATGAGGAAGCCTTAG